The nucleotide window CATTGTTTTAAATAGTTTGGTAAAAGTTTGTGATAGCCATTTCACGGTGAATTTGAATGATATAGTTAGTTAAACTGAAATATGAATAGATAATGGATTATAATTTAGCAACACACCTGCTGGCCTCATCTATTACTACACACTGTGAAGCACTACCTGTACTGTGTGGACATTAAAAAATTACATTGCCTCTGGTTTAGGTGCACAATATGAGATATAATCCAACAGTGCACGATGTACAAGAAGCAAATGCTTTTATATTGTTTTAGGCAATTTATTTATCCATCTATAGTGGTGCTAGAACACTGAATTGAACAATAGGGACTGAATTTGTATTGGGCAGCTGCATTTTTCACTGATTTGCTGAACAGACATGTAGTCCATTTGTCCTCACTGAGTTGTGCCTTATTACCTAGATATAGGTTAATAAATTGTTTTAACATTTGCATGTACTTTTATCAATTTATATTTGGCAATTACTCCTGCATAGATATCTGAACACTTTTGGTTCTAAAAATATGTTCCTTTTCACTATTGTTTCTAAAGATAGTTTTGCTTGGATGAAGTTTTCACGTATGTTTCTAAGGACAGTTTTACTTAGATGAACTGATGAAGTAGCATGCATATGCCTACAGTTTTTCACATGTTTCAGGTCTTATTTAGCTTCTTTGAAAATCATTTCTGTAGATCTGAATATAGTTGTCACTTAGGGCTGAAGGAAGTGTAAGAATTATTTTTAAGAGTGTGATCAGATTGCCAAAACAATGAATTTGGAGATTATTGTAGTGTTCATTCATTCTGTACAGCATAAATGAACCCCAATATAGTATAAGGTAGCTTTGTGAACTGAAGTAAATAATCGGATTTGCTCTAGTTACTATATTCCTGGTTTTAGATATAGCGGGTTAGCTCTTTCTTTCTCAACCATCCCTGTTTGTAGTGTTCTCTATGATCACTCTTTTAATTCGAAGACGTTAGACAAGCAATCAGCTATATTGTTTTACTGCATATTTAACAAAATTTCTCATGATTCGTTATATTTTTCTTGTTTTGGCTGTAGGATATGGAGATGAATGGATGTGTAGCAGCCACTGTGTTGATGTCTAAGGGCTTGTAGGAAGTAGTAATTACTAAACTTCTATCTATTTCATGTATGTTAGTTGCATGAACTATAGCATTGTAACTTGGGTCTGCATTATGGTGTACTAAGAGTGTTTTGTATGGCAGCTATTAAACTGAAATAtgttgagaaaaaaatatttttttttttgaaaaataggtttgccgagtgtaattcccaaaaacactcggcaaacaataatcctttgctgagtgtatttaggaaaaacactcggcaaaccacttttttttgccgagtgtcaaatttgacactcggcaaatcatttgtcgagtgcgcgataaaaaacactcggcaaatagctgtttgccgacaCTGCAGATGCtatgtgctgtttgccgagtgttacactcggcaaagcctttgccgagtgttttttagtctttgccgagtgcctgtagcACATGGTAAAgtcactgtttccggtagtgacttAAGCATACATTTATGAAAATTGTGACTTAAATTATATGAAACGAACTTCAAAGAATTACTTTACAAGGGGGAGCATATTTGATTGAACTCACCTTGAAGTTAAATGACTAAAATCATGTTTTCTAAAACATTGAAGTTTATGCATAAAACATGAAGATTGACaactattcataaaaatagaAGATTCTAAAGAATACACCATTACTTATGCATACATTTATGAAAATCATGAATTAAATTATCTTAAACGAAGTTCAAAGAATGGCTTTACGAGGGGAGCATATTTGAATGAACTTACCTTGAAGGTAAACTACTAAAATCGTGTTTTCTAAAACATTGAAGTTTATGCATAAAACATTAAGATTGACATCTATTCATAAAAATAGAAGATTCTAAAGAATACATGAACAAGAAGATTAAGTGTTGTACACTTTTTCCCTATGTGACTTTTGACTTGAAGGTTACTCACAAAGTTTTTAATGACGCAACATGTGCAATGCAACTTGCAAATGTAATATACTCTTTTCTCCAAAAGCATTTTTCACTAGGTTTTCAGATGTAATTTTCACGATACGTATGAATGTCATGGTGATGGCCCAAAAGGGAGTGTTATAAAACACTTGAACTCTAACCTGGGAGCAAATGGGGAGAAGGAATTCTAATCCTAGTTCATTTTCTATTGAGCCCTCACCAAACTGAATAGTTCCACTGCTCAGTGTCTCTATGTTCCTCTGCTTTTATTTACCGTGTTGATCACGAAGGATGAAGAGGTAGATGCCATAACCAGTTGGTGGTGACTTGTTTTATAGCAGTAGAGATCCTTTGTGTAGTAGTGAGAAAAAACAATGGACGAAACAATACTGTCCGAGAAAAGAAAATATTTACTACACTTTCTATACATGATATAACTATATAACTGTAAAATCATCAGTGACCACCCTTGGTTTCCCCACATCCCATGATCTCCGGCGGGAGATTGGAGACACGGTGAATGCCTTCCTCGAAGACGACTCCCATTCCCATGAAGAAATGGGCCTCGATGTGGCAATGGAACGCCCACACCCCAGGGTTGTCGGCCTTGAACCGCAGCGCCGTCCAGCCGTAGGGGTGCACGGCCACCGTGTTCTTCAGTATCGGGTCCTTCAGGTTGTATGACGCCGGGTGCACCTCCGGGTCGAAGCGGCCGATGCCGTAGCCCAGCACCCAGAAGTCGTGGCCATGCAGGTGCCACGGGTGCGTCTCGCTCTTGTTCGGCGCCAGCATGTTGGCGTTCTGCAGCACCACGTCGACGACGGAGCCGAACTGCAGACGATACAGCCCGTCGCTGACCGTCGCGTTCGGGTTCGGCGGAGGAGCGTACACGTCGTACCCCTGGTGCGTGTACGTCTCCGGCGGCGGCCGCTGGTCGAAGGTGCCCAGGAGCCCCCGCTTCATGGCCACCAGGTAGGGCGTGTGCGGCAGCGCGAAGGACACGCCGTTGAGCGCCCATTTGATGTGCCCGTCGATCTTGTTCTGCGTGTTGAGCAGGAGGATGGTGCGGTTggcgcgcggcggcggaggcTCGACGTGCGCCGGGTGCGCCACCGTCGCCACGCTCTGCTGGAACCGGTACATGGTGTCGTTCCAGGCCGGGCCCATGGGCGGGGTTGTCGACGGCGGTGCGCGGTCACCGTTGTAGCTCAGGATGGCGGTGCCGGTGGGTGTGGCAGGCTCGCGGCTTACGACGTTGGAGGCGAGCCAGTAGTTGCGGTTGGGGTCCAGGTCGGCCTTGATGAGCACGGAGTAGGTCTCGCCGGAGTAGATGTTGAGGTTCTTCACCACGAACGGCTTCACGCAGTGGCCGTCGGCCTCCACCACCGTCATTTCGTGGCCCTGAAAGCATCATGATGCATGCCGTGGATCAATTAGACGACAAGTTATTTGATCAGGTCAATATATTGGTATAGACAATGCGTGCGGTCAACAAACTTTTTGAAGGTCAAAATTTACATTTCAATTGCTCCATTCAATAGTGAAAGGTTTGTTTATTTGAGCAGATCTTTAAATACGCTAAAGTTAGATTTGGGCCACTCTATCATCTATATAGTCGTAAAACAAATTTACTGTGTAAACCTTTTAAAACGTAAATCTATTGACGGTACTTTTTTTACTCtcccgtttcaaattataagtcattctggcTTTTCTAGCTACGTGCATAGCACTGAGATATATGTTACGCCTTATAGATACGTAGTAAAAGCTATTTATTTAGAAAGtcaaaacaatttataatttgaaatggagataTAGTACATTGAAACTTATAGCTTTCATTTAAAAAAATACTAATTTGATTAATCGTTGGTGAAACTATAAAAAAATACAAATACAACTACACGTGTACACATATATCCTAAGATACAATTTGTGGGGTTTTGTTGCTTCAGAATTTACGGttgagcatctccaagagcctttctaaatctTACTCTCTAAGTTATCATTTATAGAGTGATTTgcataaaaatcattttctatattttttcattcttcaatatttttttctatatctcatgcatatttctatttttggctagcgaaaaatccagAATAAAATATGACTACATTTGGATAACCATTTAGAGAAGTTGTTGGAGGATAGTTTTTCACCAAAACCTCTACTCCTAGCATATAGGAATGATATAGAGAGTCTCTTGGAGTCGTTCAATGGAAACTTCATTGCTGTGACGTGCTGGAATATACAGTAAACATGAGCTTCAATTGGTATTTCCACGCAAATGACTAGTAAGCTAAGAGCAACTCCGAGAAAACAACCATTGAGTCAACAACAACCTTCTATATATTGTCGTCCAACACCTCCAATTTCGGTACAGTTTCCACCTTTCATGGTGGTTGATGCTTGCATAAATTTAACAGTATTTGTACTACCAAATGAATGCGAGGGTTAGTGAGGAAAAGACCAGACTACAGAAAGGATTCTAAAAGAACGCTGTGCTGAGCTGACCGGCCGTCTCTTCACTCTTTTGTTATAGTTGTTACACTAACCAATAGAAGGCGACCTCGAGTGTGCCCCATGGGCACCGGGTATGTTACATAGATACTCCCTCTATTTTAAACTATAAAACGTTTATATTAGGTATACATCTctttagatacataataaaaatatTTCAAAAAAAGCTAACGTCTAATAATTTGGGACAAAGAGAGTAGTATTATGTTGCCTAATTCCAACTATGTTATCCTGCCGGTCTTTTTTATAGATTTGTCCATAGAACAAATAATCAGATTTATTATGTTACTAGATCGGTAAACAAATAATTATTTTAAATTTCAATGTAAATATCatataaaatataaatatttcAATGTAAATATCTTATGTGCAACGCGAAACAAAATTTCATCTCATACACCTTGTAACTATGACGACCCTAGCTAATAGTTATTTCCACGAAAGGAAGAGATTAGCCGATAATTGCTATTTTCATTtgtaataacaaaaatattaaacTACCGGTTCATAAAATATCTCGTGTGATCTGGTTCTTCACTAGGGCCAGCAGTTAGGGAGGACCTCTCTACGTCTGACCTTTTGGTGAGTCCCACAATACAGGTTCATATTACGTAATTGTTGAATCTAATAGTTTGGTATTTATATATGCAACTATTAATTAGTTGTACTTGCTACACGTTATTCTTGTCAAAACATAATGTCTTTAGTAGTATTTAGTATATATGTGATTTAGGACTAAAGTTGTTGCACTTATGACTTGACGGTATTTTGTATGGTACAGTGTTATTTGTATGAAGCACCACTTGCTATAAGATCAATGCGTGATGTTTCGTCAGTATCAGTTACTAGCTGTTATAGCTTCCTCAGGGCAATGCCGCGAAAATGCTAGTATTTTGAAATGTCTGAAACCTGAACAAACAAATCAACGGGAAAATAAACGAAAAGCTTGCGCCAAATGAGAGAAAATGTGTGCGTACCTCGATCTCAAAGTTGAGAGCGGACAAGGACGTGACGCTGGCGATGCGAAACCGGTAGGTCTTCCCAGGCACGACGGCAAGCACCGGCGTGGCGCACTCCGGGCTGGTGGCGTTGCAGGTCCCCGGCACCGCCGCCGAGCAGTTGAACCTCCCGCGGCCGTTGATGAGGAGCGAGTGCGGCTCCCGGACCCAGACCATTGGCACGGACGCGAGCCCGACGGCCTGCTCGTAGGTGCTGCTGTGCCACCAGTCGTTGAGCAGCACGTCGTGCTCGTCGTCGTAGGCGAACGGCTCCGCGTCGTCGTCCgccgcgacgacgacgatgacgccgTACAGCCCCGCGGAGCGCTGCATCCCGTAGTGCGCGTGGTACATGTACGTGCCCGGGCGGTCCACGACGAAGGCGTAGGTGAAGGTGTCCCCGGGGAGGATCGGGCACTGCGTCACCCCCTCCGTGCCGTCCGCCCACGGCGTGCCGATCTGCCGGATGCCGTGCCAGTGGATCGCCAGGTTCTCCGTCAGCAGCGAGTTCCTCACCTTCACCTCCACGGTGTCGCCCCGCGTGGCGCGGATCGTCGGCCCGGGCGTCTGCCCGTTGATGGTGGCCGAGAGCTTCCGTACGCAGTCCGGGGACTTGAACTGGTAGCTGACCTCCCACTCATGGCGACGCGTCGCGGCACGCGCCACCGTGGACAGCGAGAGGCAGAGGAACAGGCTGCACTGGAGGCGCGCCGCCCCATGCAGGAATGCCATGGTCGGGAGCGGCAAAGTAGCTTTCACCTAGGCTCCACCAccgatgttttttttttctttcttttttgacaCAAATTTGCTTGTGGGGCGCCGGCCGGATTGCGAACCAGCAGGCAGGTAGAGCTGGTCTGTCCGGTGTGCCTGGCAGTGGCAGAGGCTATAGCTGTGCGTGGTGGTGGTTGTGTGATGACCTTGCTGGTATTTATAGAGAAACTTTGCTTGAAGTGTTGCATTTTCAAGATAAGGTTTGGGTACCGTGGACCCGAACCGAAATACCATATAATTGATTCGAAATTTCGAATATGCAAGCTTGTGTGATTACGAAGCTGCTAATATAGCGTTTTATCGGATAGTGCTAGAACTCAAAATGGAGGACTTTTTGAAAACGAAACCTGCTGTTGCCTAAACCCACTTTACGCGAAATTACCCCGCTCATCTTACCTCATGTACACCCTGCTCATCTCGGGTCAAACCAGAACAGGCTAATGCGTGTACACAGACAGTAAATGGTGGTTGTAACCATGCGATGCAAGAAGGCAGGAGTAGTAGAGTCCACGTCTTAACTGATGCTAGGTGGACGCTTCGGCAATGTGGTTAAATTAAGAACTGGAGTATGACTCTTATTTTGTGTAGCCAAATCTTATCTTACTAGCTATTTCAGTATTAATTGGACTCATTCGAAGCCACCACGATAATTTTCATGAGACATCCTAAAAATATAAATCCAAAAAATCTcacaaaaatagaaaaacatTTAGCCATCGGTTAGGTAAAATTTAATTATCATTAATAATATAACCACTAAATCTATTCTATTTATTAAAAATATTCACCTCTCTCATTGTTAAAATAACCTAAATACACCCCGTAATATCAAAATCTAAATTACCTACCTATGCAATCATGAAAACTAACCTATAAGCAACACTCTCGACTTCATCTAATAAATTGCACACTTACGACGAACAaacaaaatcaatataaaatactGACCTTCCCTATATTAAAAATATCATAAAAATAACTTTAAAATGTGCACACGTACATCTATGAGTATAAAAAATATCCAAAAGCACTCATCTATATGGTTCTAAGTTATCTAATATATATGTCattattattataaaaaataacTCAAAGTACAAATGCATAATGTGTGCCACCATACAGACAATGTAGAAAGTAAACGATAAGCATGTTGATTCATAGGTTAAACACAGAGCTAAAGATAAGGTTTAAACTGATCACATGTTAACCGTTGTATGTTTAACGGCTTTCCTAGCGCCCGGACATCTGGCGCGCTAGATGCGTCCAGACGCGGCTCCCGTGTTCCCAAACCCGCCCGCCCCGCAAACAATAATCAAATAGAATCGGATTGGAATATAATTGCGTCCATCACGCCCTGTCCCCGTTCCCCACCGCACCCATGTCCCAATTCCCCACCGCGCTCTGTTCTCCACCGTGCCCCTGTCCCAAGAGCACGAAACACTTCAAGTGCAACATCGTAAATTATgtaaactatgtagtgcaacatcgaaaTATAAATACTGCAATATCTcaaaactatgtagtgcaacatcgaaaATATATGTAATGCAACATCGAAAACTATGTACTGCAACATTAAAAAATGATGTATTGCAACATCTCAAACAGTAGTACTGCAACGTCGCAAaaatcaaccatgaaacatgGAAATGGAAACAACTCAAAAATCACCTTTAAGTGCTGCAACAATTAAAAAAGGTAATTTCAACAATTAAAATCCCCTATTGCGACAATCCCAACATTGGAACTCCCTTTCTGCAATACATGAATTACCCTATTGCAACATTCGAAAATCATCTGCTGCAACATCCAAAAAAACTCCCCTTACAACACGAAGAAACAACAAAAGGCGTAGAAACAGCAAGGGGATGGGTTCGAGGTGCAGGCTGCTCCAGCACCTGGCCCATCACCTTCGAGGTTGCCGGAGGGAGGAGGGAATAGGACCCCAGAGCTCgctggaaccctagccaccgtcacgtccctcagatctagaggaggaggaggacgaggacgaggagggctcatatccagaggaggagggaggagggctcagatccagaggaggaccgacctacctcgtcggagccgtcgtcatcgtcctcgtctccggtggGGGAGCGGGAATCGGTTCGCTAGGGAGCGCGGGGCCACCATGGAGGCCGCggaaggggagggggagggagcgTGGGCGGGCGGGTAGCGAGTTGGGCGCGAGCACGGCGTCCGTGTCCCTAGGGAGCGCTAGCAGGCTCGGAGCACTGACGCGTGCGGGGCGGACAACGAGCGAGCGAGCCAGCGGATGAGTGCATGGAGGAGAGAAGCGAGCAAGGGAGCGGATGAGTGCGGGTTATAGAACGCAGATGAGTGGAGGAGGTGCATCTGACACGTCAGACGTCTGATAAGAAGCATTATCGTATGTTTAATTGTGATAAGACGTGCTAGAAAATGGAGGATCAATCTTAAAAGTCCTATAGAAAACCCAAAACATCTGGAATCATTTCGGTAGACTATAATCATCATTGACTATATAGGACATATTGGGTCAAATTTGCTTCTATTACCCACCTTGGCATTAAGAAAGATAATACCTATTGCATATAAATTACCCGCTTCtgcttttataaaaaaatatataaaatatactGCTACAACTAGCCTTTTGAGAGGCGGTTGTAGATGGTATATAGAGGCAGCTGCTCTAGGCCACCTCTGTTTGTGTGTTTTTAAAAATCAGTGATTTCTAGAGGCGGGTATCCAGCTATCTCTGGATTGATTTCTAAAGGTGGTCTCAAACCTAGCTGActctaaaaattgttttttagaatttcaaaactgaacaaaaatataaaaaaaaaactatctcAAACCAGGATAGGCCACTAGCTGGTCCACATTGCTTCGTTAATCACTGCACCTCAAAGTCATTTGTGTTTAAGGAGCACATGCATTCCTTTTATATTCACTTTAGTGAATATTGTAATGCGTATTTGAGACCTCTAAACAGATTCAAATAAAAAATTGAATTAGAAAGTTTATATTTTTTCATGTGCTACAACTTTGGTTGAGGTCATTTCTCCGATTCAGGTCATTCGAAAAAATCAAGAAAATATCAATTTTGCAATCATAAATTTGAAAACATAATTTGTAGGTGTTAAATGATTTCAAAAGAAAGTttagtcaactacaaagtttcatacaTCTTTGAGTaatacaactttggtttaggataTTTCTCCATCAGAAGTACTTTAAAAAATTAATTAAAAAATCTGAAAACTTAAAACTGAATTACCAAACGcaaaatgattttagatgaaaaGGTAATCTATTACTCCGTACAAAGCTATGTCTCTTCTAGTACTGCAAGATTGGTTTCGGTCTTTTCCTCCGTCCAAGATTATTTGAAAAATCCAACAAAAAAATAATTTTAAAATCTGGAAACTTTAAACAGATTTTTGTGCACTAAATtaatttaaataaaaaaagttattaaatacaaagttgtagatctgttTGATTACTATAactttaaaataaaatatatcTTCATCATACTTGATTCGAAATTACTATGGTcacgttcgctggtctaaaacttggctgaaattggctgaaaaacactgttccggctgaattattgtgagagaaaaatactgttccagctaaaaaaagaagccgaacaaactatttttaagacaagcgaacagggccatatatGAATTTTAATAGATATGTTCCATCTATTTACTGACTCTGCGCACAGCTTGCCAGGAACTTGTCCTCGAGAAGAGACGAACTTTCATAGGTCAATTTCAACCTCGCTGATGTGTACGTACGGAGTAGTGGTTAGTTAGATTCGGTAACAACAACACGTACCTACCAACCCTAGCTCCCTGGCTACTTGCGCTTGCGCACGCAAAAGTCGACACCTACGTACGTCGGCTAAACTGTATACGCGTACGTATGCTGTTGACTCGCACGGACTAACCGAGGCCGATCGAGGCCCCTGAGCCGAGCAGGGCCCAACAAGCGTCCGGCTGTCCTCTCTGTCTCTCGTTCGCCCAGTCGACACGGCCTTCGATGAGCTGACTGCTGCTTCTCCAGCGCCTCCGTCCAATCCTCCTCGGCGACttcaggcctcgtttagattataagttttttcactctctttttaTCGTATTAAATCTTTGACACATGtattgagtattaaatatagataaaaaataactaattatacagtttgattgtaaattacgagacgaatcttttgagcctaattaagccatgattggacaataattgtcaaatacaaacgaaagtgctacagtgccaaatactggttcctaacctcaatctaaacaaggcctcagggtttgtttagttccaaaaactttttcaaaaagtgttacagtagccatcacatcaaattttgtgcataaagcattaaatgtaggcgaaaaagaaactaattgtacagtttggtttgaAATTACGATATAaacgttttaagtctaattagtccataattaaacaataattgccaaataaaaacaaaaatgctatagtaaCCAAATTTCTAAAATTCACGAATTAAATAAAGGGTGGACAGCAATTCTCTCCGGGGGTGTCAGACTGTCAGTAGTCAGGGTACGTACGTAGGTCAACCGTCGACATGATAGCTGAGGCTTGACGATTCAGGTTAGGCTGTACTGGCTGAAACCTAATACTGGTTGAGAAAAAAAAAGTATACTAAAAAGTATGGCTCGTAAGACAGTGACATAAATTCCACCTGCTACTGGTCCGTGGGATCAATAATCGGCGAGTGCTAAATACTGTTGCGAATTGCACACATGGTCCAACGTTTGGTAGTTTGACGTCGTACGTGATTCGAACGTGTGTCGACTTCGGCCAGTAGACGACCAGGACCATGCGGAACTTGCAAGATTATTGTGTGGTCATATATAATTGATCATAGTTCGATCCGTACTTGAATACTTCTTGCTAATCCTGCAGATCGGTACGTGCAAAAGTTATATACCGTGACGATGGCATTGACCAAACCTAAATGGAGAGAGATGCCACCTGTGTTGGGTCGATCACACTACTAAAAAAAAGGTTTGTATTAACGGGATAATTTCTTTTAGGGGCAGCCGGTGATGGAGCTAGCCCTACAGTGAACGTGCTCGGGatccacgagaccagccgcccctacaaatgtcatagtaggggcggctggtgatacaagccgcccctacgAATGCCCCACATATAAATTCCTGtagcctcttcttcctcctcgggtcactcactctacCCCATGAAAAAAGGTAgaaaggccttgggcacctcccaaaaaattgctctactaagggtggaaagttttgatctcaaatcttttggtggagaggttgtaaaaGGTACAAAAATATTATTCCACACTTCTTTTTGAAGTTtcaatggttggttagtgagtaattagagttttgcttctccctctcttctatggtgcttgagctacttatgaagcaaattagacctaagttttaaatgtactaaggtaaattaggtaggagaacaagatcatacccttatttggtccatgtttcttgattttagtgaacaattagttatttttatggatgtttcatgtgcatgtagatctagatctagggtttgatttttttattaattttgtttttgtaaatttatgtttgatgaaattggactagggtttgcatgaaagatattgggtaaaatattaattgttgccaattattgtctttaaaattgtttattgtaatcaacaaatatgtattttaattatttatggataaataggccattaattaattttcctctaccatggtgtgtttgtatgcttcatataattatatttgatttatattcatatatatatgaagtatatacaattattttcaagtaattattaatttgattcatttttatatatatctaaataagtagtcgtttaatgtttgttttgttgttgttgttgtaaaagatggagtacatgaactcttggatgtatggttcgttaaggttcaagacaggttttcgtgaagagctggataaatttattgaagccatagagaagcatgcaacgatattgacagagaataaggatacaattatttgtccctgtaaagattacaAGAACTGTATGGTATGGATAgatatgactatcatcagatcacatttgattatgcgaggatttgttgaggactacacagtgcggattcatcatggtgaaatagttattgttaacgacgaggatgaggaggaatacgacgatgaaaccctagaatctcatgtcccaatattcagcagagcttgatgcacgaatggatcctaagtttggcaatgaataaggtaggtgatgctggtggttgggatagtaacgacgaaggtggtgctaataatgatggcggagcatgtgtcggggatgaagatgatttggaggacatgattcgagccctttaggaccagagattttactaaagagcccgaaagatctagaaaacttagaaagggtgacaaaagcatcgaaggagacttgtatatggtgttgaaaagTGCTAGTCCGATACACTGGactattgctacgttttgtgcttgagctactcattcctaaaggctaagtacagGCTAgttagactatagtttcaatgatctattgtgtctcctatcatgggtgctgccacaaccaaactcagttcctgccaacacataccaagcgaagaagatcataagtccattgataatgggggttgaaaaaatccatgcatgccccaaccactatatcctttttcatggtgaaacgtttaagtcactagataaatgtctctagtgtggggccagccggtacaagaataaTGACCTTTACGATGGGAATGAAGCCTCCACGGGAAaaaaggaataagaagggtacgaaaaaggtggtataagaatctcagtccccagaggacactccattaggtaacgatgcaaagtagagaagaattcctgtcttggtaatgtggtatcagccagtgaccgaccgcttgagacgtatcttcctaaaccctaaagaagtcgcactcatgacatggtgggatgatgagcacaaggtggatgatgataagattgcacacccggttgattgtagtcagtggcaaaggatcgatgagaagcacaaagaattcagcgatgacacAAGGAAtatatggtttggcttgagcaccgatggaatgaatccctttaatgagaggatgagcgaccacatcaCTTGAccaatgatcttgaccatgtacaacatcccaactgattgtgtcagaagagaaagtatcttctcctcactattcttatttctggccctaaacaaccaggcattgatatagacatgttcctcgagcttttgatgcaagaaatggagaggctatggagg belongs to Miscanthus floridulus cultivar M001 chromosome 4, ASM1932011v1, whole genome shotgun sequence and includes:
- the LOC136551679 gene encoding L-ascorbate oxidase-like translates to MAFLHGAARLQCSLFLCLSLSTVARAATRRHEWEVSYQFKSPDCVRKLSATINGQTPGPTIRATRGDTVEVKVRNSLLTENLAIHWHGIRQIGTPWADGTEGVTQCPILPGDTFTYAFVVDRPGTYMYHAHYGMQRSAGLYGVIVVVAADDDAEPFAYDDEHDVLLNDWWHSSTYEQAVGLASVPMVWVREPHSLLINGRGRFNCSAAVPGTCNATSPECATPVLAVVPGKTYRFRIASVTSLSALNFEIEGHEMTVVEADGHCVKPFVVKNLNIYSGETYSVLIKADLDPNRNYWLASNVVSREPATPTGTAILSYNGDRAPPSTTPPMGPAWNDTMYRFQQSVATVAHPAHVEPPPPRANRTILLLNTQNKIDGHIKWALNGVSFALPHTPYLVAMKRGLLGTFDQRPPPETYTHQGYDVYAPPPNPNATVSDGLYRLQFGSVVDVVLQNANMLAPNKSETHPWHLHGHDFWVLGYGIGRFDPEVHPASYNLKDPILKNTVAVHPYGWTALRFKADNPGVWAFHCHIEAHFFMGMGVVFEEGIHRVSNLPPEIMGCGETKGGH